One stretch of Roseimicrobium sp. ORNL1 DNA includes these proteins:
- a CDS encoding VOC family protein, with protein sequence MSAPVKKKPDGYHSVTPSLVIRNAAEALDFYKKAFDAKEVYRLGTPEGKIVHGEIQIGDSRVMVSDEFPEWESFAPQSIGGTPATLLIYVDDVDAAYRQALEAGASKMSEPADQFWGDRMAGLYDPYGHRWSLATHIENVSPEEISRRAGKFFGADIKDLCAGTRGKNNGEKASAGG encoded by the coding sequence ATGTCTGCTCCCGTGAAGAAGAAGCCGGACGGGTATCACTCCGTCACGCCCAGCCTGGTGATCCGCAATGCCGCTGAGGCATTGGATTTTTACAAGAAGGCCTTCGATGCAAAGGAGGTCTACCGTCTGGGCACACCGGAGGGTAAGATTGTTCACGGTGAAATCCAGATAGGGGATTCGCGCGTGATGGTCTCGGATGAGTTTCCCGAGTGGGAGAGCTTTGCTCCTCAGAGCATCGGTGGCACACCGGCCACATTGTTGATCTATGTGGATGATGTGGACGCTGCCTACCGCCAGGCCCTCGAGGCAGGCGCCAGCAAGATGAGCGAACCTGCAGATCAATTCTGGGGCGATCGCATGGCCGGTCTGTACGATCCGTATGGCCACCGCTGGAGCCTTGCCACGCACATTGAGAATGTCTCACCCGAAGAAATCAGCCGTCGTGCGGGAAAGTTCTTCGGGGCAGATATCAAGGATCTGTGTGCCGGGACGAGAGGCAAGAACAATGGAGAGAAGGCTTCGGCGGGCGGCTGA
- a CDS encoding sulfatase-like hydrolase/transferase, whose protein sequence is MTTRTFLLLAALICLSVTQRLGAADRPNILWLTTEDIGPDLGCYGDAYAVTPNLDAFAKRSQLFQHAWSNAPVCAPARTTIISGMYPTSTGGEHMRSSVPLPEGVKMYPQMLREAGYYCTNNSKEDYNLQKTKTTEGKDAVWDASGKNAHWKNRGKDQPFFAIFNFTETHESQIRQPGHKLVHDPAKAQVPPYHPDTPESRHDWAQYADNITEMDGLFAEKLKEMEDAGLAEDTIVFFYGDHGAGMPRHKRWPYNSGLRVPFIVHFPKKWEHLAPKGYAPGAKSEELISFVDLSPTLLSIIGQPAPDYLQGRAFCGSHAKPAPAFLFGFRGRMDERQDLVRSVTDGRYVYLRQYMPHLPYGQHINYMMQMPTAQVWKKAYDEGRATPEQAMFWKPTKPVEELYDLQSDPHEVKNLAEDPASLDTLIKLRAAHRKQMKDTRDIGFIPEAERLRLSGDRSPRDVFASDDAYDFDFVFASASAASDNSDLVKDAKFHMSGLKLIDPPKSERKASATPSAVRYWGAIGLHIRGAEAVKQGRDALVTALKDESPSVRIAAANALATYGNDEDSNAALQVLLADADATKTSNATAMEALSALGNHVEKLKSMKDKVAALPDGAKGTEQRLKEYVPRLKEKLSVDLGIPIAKSQGGASRDGL, encoded by the coding sequence ATGACCACACGCACCTTCCTTCTCCTCGCAGCCCTGATTTGCCTCAGTGTCACCCAGCGCCTGGGCGCCGCGGACCGGCCAAATATTCTCTGGCTCACCACGGAGGACATCGGGCCGGACCTGGGCTGCTATGGCGATGCGTACGCGGTGACGCCGAATCTCGACGCCTTCGCGAAGCGCTCGCAGCTTTTCCAGCATGCCTGGTCCAACGCCCCCGTGTGCGCACCCGCACGCACCACGATCATCAGCGGCATGTACCCGACCTCGACGGGTGGCGAGCACATGCGCAGCAGTGTGCCCCTGCCCGAGGGTGTGAAGATGTATCCCCAGATGCTGCGCGAGGCGGGCTACTACTGCACCAACAACTCGAAGGAGGACTACAACCTGCAGAAAACCAAAACCACGGAAGGCAAAGACGCGGTGTGGGATGCCAGCGGAAAGAATGCGCACTGGAAGAACCGCGGGAAAGACCAGCCCTTCTTCGCCATCTTCAACTTCACCGAGACCCACGAGAGCCAGATTCGCCAGCCCGGCCACAAGCTGGTGCATGATCCCGCGAAGGCCCAAGTCCCGCCGTACCATCCGGACACACCGGAGTCCCGCCACGATTGGGCGCAATACGCGGACAACATCACGGAAATGGATGGCCTCTTTGCCGAGAAGCTGAAGGAAATGGAGGACGCGGGACTCGCGGAGGACACCATCGTCTTCTTTTACGGTGACCACGGCGCCGGCATGCCCCGCCACAAGCGCTGGCCCTACAACAGCGGCCTGCGCGTGCCCTTCATCGTCCATTTCCCGAAGAAGTGGGAGCACCTGGCGCCGAAGGGCTATGCGCCCGGCGCGAAGTCGGAGGAACTCATCAGCTTCGTGGATCTCTCCCCCACCCTGCTGAGCATCATCGGTCAGCCTGCGCCGGACTACCTGCAGGGCCGCGCCTTCTGCGGCTCTCATGCGAAGCCCGCTCCTGCATTCCTATTTGGCTTCCGTGGGAGAATGGATGAACGGCAGGACCTGGTACGCAGCGTGACGGATGGTCGCTATGTGTACCTGCGCCAGTACATGCCACACCTGCCCTACGGCCAGCATATCAACTACATGATGCAGATGCCCACCGCCCAGGTGTGGAAGAAGGCGTATGACGAGGGCAGAGCCACACCGGAGCAGGCGATGTTCTGGAAACCCACCAAGCCAGTAGAAGAGCTCTACGATCTGCAAAGTGATCCGCATGAGGTGAAGAATCTCGCGGAAGATCCAGCCTCTCTGGACACCCTCATCAAACTGAGAGCCGCGCACAGAAAACAAATGAAGGACACGAGAGACATTGGCTTCATCCCTGAGGCGGAGCGGTTGAGACTAAGTGGTGACCGCTCTCCCAGAGATGTCTTTGCCTCGGACGATGCCTACGACTTCGATTTTGTGTTTGCCTCCGCGAGCGCTGCCAGTGACAACTCTGATTTGGTCAAGGATGCCAAATTCCACATGTCGGGGTTGAAGCTAATAGATCCGCCGAAGAGCGAACGGAAGGCTTCTGCAACGCCTTCGGCCGTCCGCTATTGGGGAGCGATCGGCCTGCACATCCGCGGAGCCGAGGCCGTGAAACAAGGCCGCGATGCTCTGGTTACAGCCTTGAAGGACGAAAGCCCCAGCGTACGCATCGCTGCTGCGAATGCCCTGGCCACTTATGGCAATGACGAGGACTCCAACGCTGCCCTTCAAGTCCTGCTCGCAGATGCTGATGCCACGAAGACCAGCAACGCCACCGCAATGGAAGCTCTGAGCGCCCTCGGCAACCACGTGGAAAAGCTGAAGTCCATGAAGGACAAGGTCGCCGCCCTACCAGATGGTGCCAAAGGCACCGAACAACGCCTCAAGGAATACGTGCCCCGGTTGAAGGAGAAGCTGAGTGTGGACCTCGGGATCCCCATCGCGAAATCCCAAGGAGGCGCATCGCGCGACGGCCTGTGA
- the hprK gene encoding HPr(Ser) kinase/phosphatase, with product MPEFSLQHKVKRPTSITVGDFFERNRDPLKMKLLGPDAGFVRKINEPSVNRPGLALSGFFTYFAYKRIQVIGNSELSYLNQLDPELAETRFRQLCLADIPCLVVAREKRLPSNFLDIANECGLAVFQSSMVTMKFLNAATIRLDWAFAPTTVIHGCLVDVQGLGIFIQGPSGSGKSEAVLGLLERGASMVADDAVHFRLIEEREVQGRAPDLTRNMIEVRGIGLLNVAAIFGVGAVRLSKRLDLIIKLVPNPDLAEVERFDTTSHTVTVLGIDIPILQVPVIVGRDVAGLIEIAALNHKLRTFGYNSAAEFDQRLLKKMADEQSA from the coding sequence ATGCCCGAATTCTCCCTCCAGCACAAGGTCAAACGACCCACCTCCATCACCGTGGGGGATTTCTTTGAGCGAAACCGGGATCCGCTGAAGATGAAATTGCTTGGGCCAGACGCCGGATTTGTCAGGAAGATCAATGAGCCCTCCGTGAACCGCCCCGGTCTGGCGCTTAGCGGTTTCTTTACCTACTTCGCTTACAAACGTATCCAGGTCATCGGCAACTCAGAACTCTCGTATCTCAATCAGCTCGATCCCGAGCTGGCTGAGACACGCTTCCGCCAGCTCTGTCTGGCGGATATCCCCTGCCTCGTGGTGGCCCGGGAGAAGCGCCTGCCCTCGAACTTCCTGGACATTGCCAATGAGTGCGGGCTGGCCGTCTTCCAGTCGTCGATGGTGACCATGAAGTTCCTGAATGCGGCGACCATCCGGCTGGACTGGGCCTTTGCACCCACGACGGTGATTCACGGCTGTCTCGTGGACGTGCAGGGCTTGGGCATCTTCATCCAGGGACCCAGCGGCAGCGGCAAGAGCGAGGCCGTGCTGGGACTGCTGGAGCGTGGCGCCAGCATGGTGGCGGATGACGCGGTGCACTTCCGCCTCATCGAGGAGCGAGAGGTCCAGGGGCGAGCTCCTGACCTGACACGAAACATGATCGAGGTGCGCGGCATCGGCCTGCTGAATGTGGCCGCCATCTTCGGCGTGGGTGCCGTGCGGTTGAGCAAGCGGCTCGATCTGATCATCAAACTGGTGCCTAATCCGGACCTGGCCGAGGTGGAGCGCTTCGACACGACTTCACACACGGTCACGGTCCTGGGTATCGACATCCCCATCCTTCAGGTGCCGGTCATCGTGGGGCGGGACGTCGCCGGCCTCATCGAAATCGCGGCGCTGAATCACAAGCTCCGCACCTTCGGCTACAACAGTGCGGCCGAGTTCGACCAGCGGCTTTTGAAAAAGATGGCGGACGAACAGAGTGCCTGA
- a CDS encoding HPr family phosphocarrier protein yields the protein MNSLTQEFTICNKLGMHARPAAQFVKRASKYACDIWVEKDDEQVNGKSIMGLMMLAAGHGAKLIITAEGADAEAALKELGNLIQSGFDDGD from the coding sequence ATGAACAGCCTTACCCAAGAATTCACCATCTGTAATAAACTGGGCATGCACGCGCGACCCGCGGCCCAGTTCGTCAAACGCGCCAGCAAGTATGCGTGTGACATATGGGTGGAGAAGGACGACGAGCAGGTGAACGGCAAAAGCATCATGGGCCTCATGATGCTGGCCGCCGGTCATGGTGCGAAACTCATCATCACTGCCGAGGGCGCTGATGCGGAGGCCGCGCTCAAGGAACTCGGCAACCTGATTCAAAGCGGGTTTGACGACGGGGATTGA
- the ptsP gene encoding phosphoenolpyruvate--protein phosphotransferase: MEETTAHNERVFHGTPVSGGVAIGVVRVIGGRFEEPRFRLIAKNKVESELATFEEALSSTRSELESLIRRLDSEADRQSREIIEMHLMVLDDGLINDQVKKLVRDERMCAEFAYYRVAKDCMDSFARIPDAYLRERALDIKDVAQRVLQHLTGDCRDDGTGDEPAICIAHDLTPSETAQLDRQKVLGFAVELGSRTSHTAIVARSLNLPAVVRLHDLLEELHNGDKVLLDGDDGLLILNPSEATLALYRAREVEVEKREAKLLASSAAPAITKDGRRITVGANAEFVEELPHIRECGAEGVGLFRTEFLYLENPEAEEDRLVEVYTQVVKTASPNLVIFRTLDIGGDKLDPAYKGEEEQNPFLGWRGIRVSLSRPKMFRQQLRAMLRASLHGPVGIMYPMVCSVREVVEANAHLAECRRELEEEGLVFTHPVQRGAMIEIPSAATIADLLAVHVDFFSIGTNDLVQYTLAVDRVNERVSDLYQTTHPAVLRLIRNVVEAAHQKGVWVGICGEMAGDISATPLLVGLGLDELSASSGQVARVKHAIRQLDAGECARFVQESLMESDAEVIHERSLEFALHHYPEILEE; this comes from the coding sequence ATGGAGGAAACGACTGCGCACAATGAGCGGGTTTTTCATGGCACCCCCGTTTCCGGTGGGGTGGCCATCGGGGTAGTGCGTGTCATCGGCGGGCGGTTCGAGGAGCCGCGATTCCGTCTTATCGCCAAAAATAAGGTGGAAAGCGAGCTCGCCACCTTCGAGGAAGCCCTGAGCAGCACGCGCTCGGAACTGGAAAGCCTGATCCGCCGTCTCGATTCCGAGGCGGATCGCCAGTCCCGCGAGATCATCGAGATGCACCTCATGGTGCTGGATGACGGCCTCATCAATGACCAGGTAAAGAAGCTGGTCCGTGATGAGCGCATGTGCGCCGAGTTCGCCTACTACCGCGTGGCGAAGGACTGCATGGACTCCTTCGCCCGCATCCCGGATGCCTATCTGCGCGAGCGCGCACTCGACATCAAGGACGTGGCGCAGCGCGTGCTGCAGCACCTCACCGGGGACTGCCGCGACGATGGCACGGGCGATGAGCCGGCCATTTGCATCGCGCATGACCTGACTCCGAGTGAGACCGCCCAGCTCGACCGCCAGAAGGTGCTCGGGTTCGCGGTGGAACTGGGCAGCCGCACCTCGCACACGGCCATCGTGGCGCGTTCGCTGAACCTTCCGGCCGTCGTCCGCCTGCACGACCTCCTGGAAGAGCTGCACAATGGCGACAAGGTCCTGCTGGATGGTGATGACGGCCTGCTCATTCTCAATCCCAGTGAGGCCACCCTCGCCCTCTACCGCGCCCGCGAGGTGGAGGTCGAGAAGAGAGAGGCCAAGCTCCTGGCGAGCAGTGCAGCACCTGCCATCACCAAGGATGGGCGGCGCATCACCGTGGGTGCCAATGCCGAGTTTGTGGAGGAGCTGCCGCACATCCGCGAGTGCGGTGCCGAGGGCGTGGGTCTCTTCCGCACCGAGTTCCTGTATCTTGAGAATCCCGAGGCGGAGGAGGATCGCCTTGTCGAGGTGTACACGCAGGTGGTGAAGACCGCCTCGCCGAATCTTGTGATCTTCCGCACGCTGGATATCGGCGGCGACAAACTCGACCCGGCGTACAAGGGCGAGGAGGAGCAGAATCCCTTCCTCGGCTGGCGCGGCATCCGCGTGAGCCTCTCACGGCCGAAGATGTTCCGGCAGCAGTTGCGCGCCATGCTGCGTGCCAGTCTGCACGGACCGGTGGGCATCATGTATCCCATGGTGTGCAGCGTGCGTGAGGTTGTGGAGGCGAATGCGCACCTCGCTGAGTGCCGCCGTGAACTGGAGGAGGAGGGGCTCGTCTTCACGCATCCCGTGCAGCGCGGCGCCATGATCGAGATTCCCAGTGCCGCCACCATCGCGGACCTGCTCGCAGTGCACGTGGACTTCTTTAGCATCGGCACGAATGATCTTGTGCAGTACACCCTCGCCGTTGACCGGGTGAATGAGCGCGTGAGTGATCTTTACCAGACCACCCACCCGGCCGTGCTGCGGCTCATCCGAAACGTCGTCGAAGCCGCGCACCAGAAGGGCGTGTGGGTGGGCATCTGCGGTGAAATGGCGGGCGATATCTCTGCCACTCCGCTGCTGGTGGGACTGGGCCTGGATGAACTCAGCGCCTCCTCCGGCCAGGTGGCGCGGGTGAAGCACGCCATCCGCCAGCTCGATGCCGGCGAGTGCGCGAGATTCGTGCAGGAAAGCCTGATGGAGAGCGACGCGGAAGTCATTCACGAACGCTCGCTGGAATTCGCGCTGCACCACTATCCGGAAATTCTGGAGGAGTAG
- a CDS encoding NADP-dependent oxidoreductase, giving the protein MVQTDANAAFELTKDAPKPNPGPGQILIQVKAAGITPTELLWYPTHHQKDGSPRVAPIPGHEFSGIVEALGEGVDAFRVGEEVYGLNDWFEEGATAGYCLTLPAFIATKPRRLSHEEAAAVPIGALTAWQGLHDRAQLQSGERVLIHGGSGAVGVFAIQLARTIGAEVITTASKRNEAFLKELGATQVIDYKDEDFTKAIDGLVDVIFDGVGGETLDRSWSLLKPGGRLVTIAAASEETAEQRVKDAFFIVEPSHYQLSRIASQLDEGTLKAIVDVVVPFEEAPDAYAGKAKARAGRGKVVVAID; this is encoded by the coding sequence ATGGTTCAAACCGATGCAAACGCGGCATTTGAACTGACGAAGGATGCACCGAAACCAAACCCCGGTCCGGGACAGATTCTCATCCAGGTGAAGGCTGCGGGCATCACTCCCACGGAACTGCTCTGGTACCCCACCCATCACCAGAAGGATGGCTCCCCACGCGTGGCTCCCATCCCGGGTCACGAATTCTCCGGCATAGTTGAGGCCCTCGGCGAAGGGGTGGATGCCTTCCGCGTGGGCGAAGAGGTGTACGGCTTGAATGACTGGTTCGAAGAGGGCGCCACTGCGGGCTACTGCCTCACGCTTCCAGCCTTTATTGCAACCAAGCCGCGTCGGCTCAGTCATGAGGAGGCAGCAGCAGTACCCATTGGCGCTCTCACCGCATGGCAGGGACTGCATGACAGGGCGCAACTTCAGTCCGGTGAGCGTGTGCTCATCCATGGCGGCTCCGGTGCGGTGGGTGTGTTCGCGATTCAACTGGCCCGTACCATCGGTGCCGAAGTCATCACCACCGCGTCCAAACGAAACGAAGCCTTCCTCAAGGAACTGGGCGCCACCCAGGTCATCGACTACAAGGATGAAGACTTCACCAAGGCCATCGATGGTCTGGTGGATGTGATCTTCGATGGCGTGGGCGGCGAGACCCTCGATCGCTCCTGGTCACTGCTGAAACCTGGCGGACGCCTGGTAACCATCGCCGCGGCCAGCGAGGAAACCGCCGAGCAGCGCGTGAAGGATGCCTTCTTTATCGTCGAGCCCAGCCACTACCAGCTCTCCAGGATCGCGAGTCAATTGGACGAAGGCACGCTCAAGGCAATCGTCGATGTCGTAGTCCCGTTCGAAGAGGCTCCCGATGCCTATGCTGGAAAAGCAAAGGCCCGCGCCGGACGCGGCAAGGTGGTGGTGGCCATTGATTGA
- a CDS encoding AraC family transcriptional regulator has product MPQNAKFVQGLFVEGGFKLELPIVVIADDTQDARNRETVERASALLLRDLQHPPDLAEMSRDVGLTTFQLSRLFGRTMGKSMPALLRERRMHRAGELLKATNHNIGDVAFAVGYYSISAFSRAFSREMGMTPSEFRKNPAESTSVAHVVSPV; this is encoded by the coding sequence TTGCCTCAGAATGCGAAATTTGTCCAAGGTCTTTTTGTTGAAGGGGGCTTTAAATTGGAATTGCCTATAGTTGTGATAGCAGACGACACACAGGATGCCAGAAACCGGGAAACCGTGGAGCGCGCTTCGGCGCTGCTACTGCGTGATTTGCAGCATCCCCCGGATCTGGCGGAGATGTCCCGCGATGTCGGTCTCACCACTTTTCAACTCAGCAGGCTATTCGGGAGGACTATGGGAAAATCCATGCCGGCACTTCTTCGGGAACGGCGCATGCACCGCGCAGGCGAGCTTCTGAAGGCAACGAACCACAACATTGGCGATGTGGCCTTCGCGGTGGGGTATTACAGCATCAGCGCCTTCTCCCGTGCCTTCTCCCGTGAAATGGGAATGACCCCCAGCGAGTTTCGCAAAAACCCTGCCGAATCCACCAGCGTTGCCCATGTGGTGAGCCCGGTGTGA
- the rfbD gene encoding dTDP-4-dehydrorhamnose reductase, with protein MAVPKMADGGRVLIIGAGGRMGAALARHLGNTRDVVGWKRADLDISQPSVVREAVRGQEFTTLIYTAGTTNVDRCEEYPAESQATNAETPRVLAEVCREKGARLIHVSTDYVFEGNNPELRKETDEAKPICLYGLHKLQGEHAVLETSPEFLVLRVSWLFGPDRKSFVDIILDRALEHDRVEAIADKVSSPTYSLDLAQWIEPMVDDRKYHGLLHLSNRGATSWREYGQKCLDIASALGLPLKVREVHGVSRKDFPAFKAQRPEFTAFDTSKFQEISGTVPRPWEEALEEYLTGRLTSGK; from the coding sequence ATGGCCGTTCCCAAAATGGCAGACGGTGGCAGGGTTCTTATCATTGGTGCAGGAGGACGCATGGGCGCGGCCCTCGCCAGGCATCTCGGCAACACACGCGACGTCGTCGGTTGGAAGCGCGCCGATCTAGACATTTCCCAGCCGTCCGTGGTTCGCGAGGCGGTGCGGGGCCAGGAGTTCACGACGCTGATCTACACCGCCGGCACTACCAACGTGGATCGGTGCGAGGAGTACCCTGCGGAATCCCAGGCGACCAACGCGGAGACGCCGCGGGTGCTTGCGGAAGTGTGCCGGGAAAAGGGCGCGCGTCTGATCCACGTGAGCACGGACTACGTGTTTGAGGGAAACAATCCCGAGCTTCGCAAGGAAACGGACGAAGCGAAACCCATCTGTCTGTATGGCCTGCACAAGCTGCAGGGCGAGCACGCCGTGCTGGAAACATCCCCCGAGTTCCTGGTGCTCCGGGTATCATGGCTCTTCGGGCCGGACAGAAAAAGTTTTGTAGACATCATCCTCGACCGCGCGCTGGAACATGACCGCGTGGAAGCCATTGCGGACAAGGTCTCCTCCCCCACCTACAGCTTGGATCTCGCTCAATGGATCGAGCCCATGGTCGATGATCGGAAGTACCACGGCCTGCTCCACCTGAGCAACCGCGGGGCCACTTCTTGGCGCGAGTACGGGCAGAAGTGCCTGGACATCGCCAGCGCCCTGGGCCTGCCACTCAAGGTCCGGGAGGTGCATGGTGTCTCGCGGAAGGACTTCCCCGCCTTCAAGGCGCAGCGCCCTGAGTTCACCGCGTTCGACACGAGCAAGTTTCAAGAGATTTCCGGCACCGTGCCCCGTCCTTGGGAAGAGGCACTTGAGGAATACCTTACGGGGCGCCTCACCTCAGGGAAATAG
- a CDS encoding DUF2059 domain-containing protein, whose amino-acid sequence MKTKLLLLSCCCAFSLALPAQTLEDTPVNRAKEADRYFEAAAPKEMLDEMTTQMAASVPDAEKAKFKELLTKHFNYGTFVKSMKEAMVRHFTATELAALADFYSSEVGKSAMKKMGAYTAEIMPLVQTEILKAQQKAMTDQGGLTALPPGAPAKDGTPMPQAPTPTSTVPAPPSQPTAGQPAQPGFGQPQPQPMQPGQPAQGQPQPQPFPAAPGPVGGIPSSLPEVISATKG is encoded by the coding sequence ATGAAGACGAAACTTCTTCTCCTCAGCTGCTGCTGTGCATTCTCGCTCGCGCTGCCCGCTCAGACCCTCGAAGACACTCCGGTAAACCGGGCGAAGGAGGCGGACCGCTATTTCGAAGCGGCTGCGCCCAAGGAGATGCTCGATGAAATGACCACGCAGATGGCCGCTTCGGTGCCGGATGCGGAGAAGGCGAAGTTCAAGGAACTGCTCACGAAGCATTTCAATTACGGAACCTTCGTGAAGTCCATGAAGGAGGCGATGGTGCGCCACTTCACGGCCACAGAGCTGGCGGCGCTTGCCGACTTCTACAGCTCGGAGGTGGGCAAGTCTGCCATGAAGAAGATGGGCGCCTACACGGCGGAAATCATGCCACTCGTGCAGACGGAAATTCTCAAGGCCCAGCAGAAGGCCATGACCGACCAGGGTGGGCTCACGGCCCTGCCTCCTGGTGCCCCGGCAAAGGATGGCACACCCATGCCGCAGGCGCCTACACCTACCTCCACTGTTCCCGCTCCTCCGTCCCAGCCCACTGCAGGGCAGCCAGCCCAACCAGGATTTGGCCAACCCCAACCTCAGCCGATGCAGCCCGGTCAGCCCGCGCAAGGCCAGCCACAGCCGCAGCCTTTCCCGGCAGCGCCTGGACCTGTAGGCGGCATCCCCTCCTCACTTCCGGAAGTCATTTCCGCGACCAAGGGATAG
- a CDS encoding Gfo/Idh/MocA family oxidoreductase: MKPTTDTSPLPSRRKFVKQSLSAGFGFTFIPAYLTSARAADNPQLPPSRRLNLGCIGVGGRAQSVIPGLSAAGTAKPIAFADVDFATAGNIDKNLKAFPDVKRFNDFRVMLDEMGKDIDAVSVVTPDHTHFTAAIQAMALGKHVYVEKPLTHTFEEAEILMRAEKKFKVVTQMGNQGHTSAGAEQFKQMLAAGIVDDIVKIEAWKSPSLWFMDAAQRIKGFPPEEPMPESLKNWDLWCGPREVKPFSKMYHAFNWRGFHLYGGGMFGDWGAHIIDFAHHHLKLGLPTRITPVALADHNQISFPLSSNIRFEFPERGAKLPAVELDWKAGDFPIEIAEKYGDPDKDGKIVVPKPLKNGSLLYRKQGDYIVQRGSHDNHSLVYPRTKMLEFRDALALHPPKLTHFESFVQACMGNGTTESPFSISGELTQVLNLGMISEYLNTELTFDPKTKRFTGNDAANALLAGAAPRKEWADSYKLA, encoded by the coding sequence ATGAAACCAACCACCGACACCTCCCCCCTCCCGTCCCGTCGCAAATTCGTCAAACAATCGCTCTCAGCAGGGTTCGGCTTCACGTTTATTCCCGCCTACCTCACCAGTGCCCGCGCTGCCGACAATCCCCAACTCCCACCCAGCCGACGCCTAAACCTCGGCTGCATTGGCGTGGGTGGCCGGGCTCAGAGTGTCATCCCAGGACTTTCTGCCGCAGGTACCGCCAAGCCCATCGCGTTCGCGGACGTGGATTTCGCAACGGCCGGGAACATTGATAAAAACCTGAAAGCCTTCCCCGACGTGAAGCGCTTCAATGACTTCCGGGTGATGCTGGATGAAATGGGCAAGGACATCGATGCCGTCAGCGTCGTCACGCCTGACCACACCCACTTCACCGCCGCGATTCAGGCGATGGCTCTCGGCAAGCATGTGTATGTGGAGAAGCCGCTCACTCACACCTTCGAAGAGGCAGAGATCCTCATGCGTGCGGAGAAGAAGTTCAAGGTGGTCACCCAGATGGGCAACCAGGGCCATACATCCGCAGGAGCCGAACAATTTAAGCAGATGCTCGCCGCCGGCATCGTGGACGACATCGTGAAAATCGAAGCGTGGAAATCACCCTCGCTCTGGTTCATGGATGCCGCCCAGCGCATCAAGGGCTTCCCACCGGAGGAGCCGATGCCGGAATCTCTGAAGAACTGGGATCTGTGGTGCGGGCCTCGCGAGGTGAAGCCCTTCAGCAAGATGTACCATGCCTTCAACTGGCGTGGCTTCCACCTCTACGGCGGCGGCATGTTCGGCGACTGGGGCGCGCACATCATCGACTTCGCCCACCATCACCTCAAGCTGGGCCTGCCCACCCGCATCACTCCGGTGGCGCTCGCGGATCACAATCAAATCAGCTTCCCCCTCAGCTCCAACATCCGATTCGAATTCCCCGAGCGCGGCGCCAAACTTCCCGCCGTCGAGCTCGACTGGAAAGCCGGAGACTTCCCAATCGAGATTGCAGAAAAGTACGGCGATCCGGACAAGGATGGAAAAATCGTCGTCCCGAAGCCCCTCAAAAATGGATCGCTCCTCTATCGCAAGCAGGGCGACTACATCGTGCAGCGTGGCTCCCACGACAACCACTCCCTGGTCTATCCCCGCACCAAGATGCTCGAATTCCGTGACGCCCTGGCCCTTCACCCACCGAAGCTCACCCATTTCGAGAGCTTCGTGCAAGCCTGCATGGGCAACGGCACCACCGAATCCCCCTTCAGCATCTCCGGCGAACTCACCCAGGTCCTGAACCTCGGCATGATCTCCGAGTACCTCAACACCGAACTCACCTTCGACCCCAAGACCAAGCGCTTCACCGGCAACGACGCCGCCAACGCCTTGCTCGCCGGAGCCGCTCCCCGCAAAGAGTGGGCTGACAGCTACAAACTCGCCTAG